In Arachis hypogaea cultivar Tifrunner chromosome 17, arahy.Tifrunner.gnm2.J5K5, whole genome shotgun sequence, a single window of DNA contains:
- the LOC112765107 gene encoding pentatricopeptide repeat-containing protein At1g15480, mitochondrial isoform X2 encodes MWSLSGRASLLLRRTYDRLLLPNTFYHSGHASLKFAVSRRELSSQGDANSMIDQDGLEESHCEFTEKEGLLGLLTDKFDKERKEKIRQNISRAWRKINLNPHNPECKAELIEKLVEAKSLSEFRERYLPTYVSLIAKLSDYELHELEKYFEGYPEPSKGKFAGILLSIRGAQAKRNAVLVEHYITVGLKEDAKDLLKKMEDEDLQKNPRVGRYLLLSYVKLGDIDEVRRIWELCQVSPRREVCLAAIKSLAELNKIDEAEAAFEFMSKRGLLLPKNYSLMLKIYANNKMVKKGTDLVMQMADNGIQIGPLTWDDLVKLYIKAGDVEKAETVLQEAILLNKEKPYIKSYTAIMELYANTGDIHSIKMIWHKMKEVGYKFSSRQYEILLQAYLIAKLPAHGMRDMMKADNIVLNPVLRRLLVQVDPFHKIETLDLRIFNVRN; translated from the exons ATGTGGTCTCTTAGTGGTCGAGCATCTCTTCTTCTCAG AAGGACATATGATCGTTTGTTGTTGCCGAATACGTTTTACCATTCCGGGCATGCCTCCCTGAAATTCGCTGTGAGTAGGCGCGAACTTTCTTCGCAAGGTGATGCCAATAGCATGATAGATCAGGATGGTTTGGAGGAATCACACTGCGAATTTACAGAGAAAGAAGGACTTCTTGGTTTGCTTACGGATAAATTTgataaagaaaggaaagaaaaaatcaGACAAAATATCTCACGGGCATGGCGCAAGATTAACCTTAACCCTCACAACCCTGAGTGTAAAGCTGAActg ATTGAGAAGTTGGTAGAAGCAAAAAGTCTGAGTGAATTTAGGGAGAGATATCTTCCTACTTATGTTAGTTTGATTGCTAAATTGTCTGATTATGAGCTACATGAATTAGAGAAGTACTTTGAGGGTTATCCAGAACCTTCTAAAGGGAAATTTGCTGGAATTCTTTTATCAATTCGTGGCGCTCAGGCCAAAAGAAATGCAGTTTTAGTTGAACACTATATAACCGTTGGGTTAAAAGAAGATGCCAAAGATTTattgaagaagatggaagatgaagACCTACAAAAGAATCCTCGGGTTGGTAGGTATTTACTTCTGTCTTATGTGAAATTGGGTGATATAGATGAAGTGAGAAGAATTTGGGAGCTTTGTCAAGTTAGCCCTCGAAGGGAAGTGTGTCTGGCTGCAATTAAGTCTCTTGCTGAATTGAATAAAATTGATGAAGCAGAGGCGGCTTTCGAGTTTATGTCCAAGAGAGGGCTGCTTCTACCCAAAAACTACTCACTTATGCTGAAGATTTATGCAAATAATAAGATGGTAAAAAAGGGCACCGATCTCGTTATGCAAATGGCAGACAATGGGATCCAAATAGGCCCATTGACATGGGACGACCTAGTTAAACTTTATATCAAAGCAGGGGACGTTGAGAAGGCAGAAACCGTTTTACAGGAGGCAATCCTGCTGAACAAGGAGAAACCATATATCAAGTCTTATACTGCTATTATGGAACTTTATGCCAATACAGGTGATATCCATAGTATAAAGATGATTTGGCACAAAATGAAAGAAGTGGGCTACAAGTTTAGTTCGAGGCAATACGAAATTCTACTACAGGCATATTTAATTGCCAAGCTTCCGGCACATGGAATGAGGGACATGATGAAAGCCGATAACATAGTTCTCAACCCAGTTCTTCGGCGTTTGTTGGTTCAAGTTGATCCTTTTCATAAGATTGAAACCTTAGATTTGCGTATCTTTAATGTACGAAATTGA
- the LOC112765107 gene encoding pentatricopeptide repeat-containing protein At1g15480, mitochondrial isoform X1 has product MSSLTNGDLSLLPSNMWSLSGRASLLLRRTYDRLLLPNTFYHSGHASLKFAVSRRELSSQGDANSMIDQDGLEESHCEFTEKEGLLGLLTDKFDKERKEKIRQNISRAWRKINLNPHNPECKAELIEKLVEAKSLSEFRERYLPTYVSLIAKLSDYELHELEKYFEGYPEPSKGKFAGILLSIRGAQAKRNAVLVEHYITVGLKEDAKDLLKKMEDEDLQKNPRVGRYLLLSYVKLGDIDEVRRIWELCQVSPRREVCLAAIKSLAELNKIDEAEAAFEFMSKRGLLLPKNYSLMLKIYANNKMVKKGTDLVMQMADNGIQIGPLTWDDLVKLYIKAGDVEKAETVLQEAILLNKEKPYIKSYTAIMELYANTGDIHSIKMIWHKMKEVGYKFSSRQYEILLQAYLIAKLPAHGMRDMMKADNIVLNPVLRRLLVQVDPFHKIETLDLRIFNVRN; this is encoded by the exons ATGTCGTCCTTAACGAA CGGCGATCTTTCTCTGTTACCTTCAAATATGTGGTCTCTTAGTGGTCGAGCATCTCTTCTTCTCAG AAGGACATATGATCGTTTGTTGTTGCCGAATACGTTTTACCATTCCGGGCATGCCTCCCTGAAATTCGCTGTGAGTAGGCGCGAACTTTCTTCGCAAGGTGATGCCAATAGCATGATAGATCAGGATGGTTTGGAGGAATCACACTGCGAATTTACAGAGAAAGAAGGACTTCTTGGTTTGCTTACGGATAAATTTgataaagaaaggaaagaaaaaatcaGACAAAATATCTCACGGGCATGGCGCAAGATTAACCTTAACCCTCACAACCCTGAGTGTAAAGCTGAActg ATTGAGAAGTTGGTAGAAGCAAAAAGTCTGAGTGAATTTAGGGAGAGATATCTTCCTACTTATGTTAGTTTGATTGCTAAATTGTCTGATTATGAGCTACATGAATTAGAGAAGTACTTTGAGGGTTATCCAGAACCTTCTAAAGGGAAATTTGCTGGAATTCTTTTATCAATTCGTGGCGCTCAGGCCAAAAGAAATGCAGTTTTAGTTGAACACTATATAACCGTTGGGTTAAAAGAAGATGCCAAAGATTTattgaagaagatggaagatgaagACCTACAAAAGAATCCTCGGGTTGGTAGGTATTTACTTCTGTCTTATGTGAAATTGGGTGATATAGATGAAGTGAGAAGAATTTGGGAGCTTTGTCAAGTTAGCCCTCGAAGGGAAGTGTGTCTGGCTGCAATTAAGTCTCTTGCTGAATTGAATAAAATTGATGAAGCAGAGGCGGCTTTCGAGTTTATGTCCAAGAGAGGGCTGCTTCTACCCAAAAACTACTCACTTATGCTGAAGATTTATGCAAATAATAAGATGGTAAAAAAGGGCACCGATCTCGTTATGCAAATGGCAGACAATGGGATCCAAATAGGCCCATTGACATGGGACGACCTAGTTAAACTTTATATCAAAGCAGGGGACGTTGAGAAGGCAGAAACCGTTTTACAGGAGGCAATCCTGCTGAACAAGGAGAAACCATATATCAAGTCTTATACTGCTATTATGGAACTTTATGCCAATACAGGTGATATCCATAGTATAAAGATGATTTGGCACAAAATGAAAGAAGTGGGCTACAAGTTTAGTTCGAGGCAATACGAAATTCTACTACAGGCATATTTAATTGCCAAGCTTCCGGCACATGGAATGAGGGACATGATGAAAGCCGATAACATAGTTCTCAACCCAGTTCTTCGGCGTTTGTTGGTTCAAGTTGATCCTTTTCATAAGATTGAAACCTTAGATTTGCGTATCTTTAATGTACGAAATTGA
- the LOC112765107 gene encoding pentatricopeptide repeat-containing protein At1g15480, mitochondrial isoform X3 — protein sequence MIDQDGLEESHCEFTEKEGLLGLLTDKFDKERKEKIRQNISRAWRKINLNPHNPECKAELIEKLVEAKSLSEFRERYLPTYVSLIAKLSDYELHELEKYFEGYPEPSKGKFAGILLSIRGAQAKRNAVLVEHYITVGLKEDAKDLLKKMEDEDLQKNPRVGRYLLLSYVKLGDIDEVRRIWELCQVSPRREVCLAAIKSLAELNKIDEAEAAFEFMSKRGLLLPKNYSLMLKIYANNKMVKKGTDLVMQMADNGIQIGPLTWDDLVKLYIKAGDVEKAETVLQEAILLNKEKPYIKSYTAIMELYANTGDIHSIKMIWHKMKEVGYKFSSRQYEILLQAYLIAKLPAHGMRDMMKADNIVLNPVLRRLLVQVDPFHKIETLDLRIFNVRN from the exons ATGATAGATCAGGATGGTTTGGAGGAATCACACTGCGAATTTACAGAGAAAGAAGGACTTCTTGGTTTGCTTACGGATAAATTTgataaagaaaggaaagaaaaaatcaGACAAAATATCTCACGGGCATGGCGCAAGATTAACCTTAACCCTCACAACCCTGAGTGTAAAGCTGAActg ATTGAGAAGTTGGTAGAAGCAAAAAGTCTGAGTGAATTTAGGGAGAGATATCTTCCTACTTATGTTAGTTTGATTGCTAAATTGTCTGATTATGAGCTACATGAATTAGAGAAGTACTTTGAGGGTTATCCAGAACCTTCTAAAGGGAAATTTGCTGGAATTCTTTTATCAATTCGTGGCGCTCAGGCCAAAAGAAATGCAGTTTTAGTTGAACACTATATAACCGTTGGGTTAAAAGAAGATGCCAAAGATTTattgaagaagatggaagatgaagACCTACAAAAGAATCCTCGGGTTGGTAGGTATTTACTTCTGTCTTATGTGAAATTGGGTGATATAGATGAAGTGAGAAGAATTTGGGAGCTTTGTCAAGTTAGCCCTCGAAGGGAAGTGTGTCTGGCTGCAATTAAGTCTCTTGCTGAATTGAATAAAATTGATGAAGCAGAGGCGGCTTTCGAGTTTATGTCCAAGAGAGGGCTGCTTCTACCCAAAAACTACTCACTTATGCTGAAGATTTATGCAAATAATAAGATGGTAAAAAAGGGCACCGATCTCGTTATGCAAATGGCAGACAATGGGATCCAAATAGGCCCATTGACATGGGACGACCTAGTTAAACTTTATATCAAAGCAGGGGACGTTGAGAAGGCAGAAACCGTTTTACAGGAGGCAATCCTGCTGAACAAGGAGAAACCATATATCAAGTCTTATACTGCTATTATGGAACTTTATGCCAATACAGGTGATATCCATAGTATAAAGATGATTTGGCACAAAATGAAAGAAGTGGGCTACAAGTTTAGTTCGAGGCAATACGAAATTCTACTACAGGCATATTTAATTGCCAAGCTTCCGGCACATGGAATGAGGGACATGATGAAAGCCGATAACATAGTTCTCAACCCAGTTCTTCGGCGTTTGTTGGTTCAAGTTGATCCTTTTCATAAGATTGAAACCTTAGATTTGCGTATCTTTAATGTACGAAATTGA